The Benincasa hispida cultivar B227 chromosome 9, ASM972705v1, whole genome shotgun sequence genome has a segment encoding these proteins:
- the LOC120086287 gene encoding metal tolerance protein C4 isoform X2, translating into MRTSYFLQRLGLHHSHRSSSFSFRFLCTSSPPSLFDSKTPQHHQQQQPECDGHRIPLIGTHFQSRRLSSLSSCSRRSVLLGLISLDSNRARPLLNHHYAFHRGFFTRAKPVQRIEFNDYHSHVMLAEVVHSVADFANQALLAYGLSSSRRAPDALHPYGYSKERFVWSLISAVGIFCLGSGATIVNGIQNLWTSQPPANIHYAALVIGGSLIIEGASLVVAIQAVKKGAAAEGMKLRDYVWRGHDPTSVAVMTEDGAAVTGLIIAAASLVAVNTTGNAIYDPIGSIVVGNLLGMVAIFLIQRNRHALIGRAMDENDMQKVLQFLKNDPVVDALYDCKSEVIGPGFYRFKAEIDFNGVTVVQNYLSRTGREEWAREFRQAAKSEDDSTLLKMMSNYGEEVVTALGSEVDRLEKEIQALVPGIRHVDIEAHNPTGPSP; encoded by the exons ATGCGAACATCCTACTTCTTGCAACGTCTTGGTCTCCACCACTCTCACCGTTCTTCTTCCTTCTCATTCCGTTTTCTCTGCACTTCCTCGCCGCCTTCTTTATTTGACTCCAAAACACCACAGCATCATCAGCAGCAACAACCAGAATGTGATGGTCACCGCATTCCTCTTATCGGAACCCACTTTCAGTCGCGGAGGCTTTCGTCTCTTTCCAGTTGTTCGAGACGCTCCGTTTTGTTAGGCTTGATTTCATTGGACTCCAATCGCGCTCGTCCTCTTCTTAACCATCATTACGCTTTCCATCGCG GTTTCTTCACTAGAGCTAAGCCTGTGCAGAGAATTGAATTCAATGATTATCATAG TCATGTCATGTTGGCAGAAGTTGTGCACTCTGTTGCCGATTTTGCAAATCAG GCACTTCTTGCTTATGGTCTGAGTAGCTCAAGGCGTGCCCCTGATGCTCTCCATCC TTATGGATACTCTAAGGAAAGGTTTGTTTGGTCATTGATATCTGCTGTTGGGATCTTTTGTCTTGGTTCTGGTGCTACCATTGTTAATGGAATTCAAAATTTGTGGACTTCACAG CCTCCTGCCAATATACATTATGCAGCCTTAGTGATTGGTGGTTCGCTTATTATTGAAG GTGCTTCCCTGGTTGTTGCCATACAAGCTGTCAAGAAAGGTGCTGCCGCAGAGGGAATGAAACTGAGAGACTATGTGTGGCGTGGTCATGATCCCACATCTGTAGCAGTTATGACAGAG GATGGTGCTGCGGTCACTGGTCTTATCATTGCTGCTGCATCTCTTGTTGCAGTAAATACCACTGGGAATGCAATTTATGATCCCATTGGTTCCATTGTAGTCGGTAACTTACTTGGCATG GTGGCCATATTCCTCATCCAACGTAATCGGCATGCTTTGATCGGTAGAGCAATGGATGAAAATGATATGCAGAAAGTTCTCCAATTCTTAAAGAATGATCCA GTTGTTGATGCTTTATATGATTGCAAAAGCGAGGTAATTGGACCAGGATTTTATAGATTCAAGGCAGAAATag ATTTCAATGGAGTCACAGTGGTGCAAAATTATCTAAGTAGGACTGGACGTGAAGAGTGGGCTAGAGAG TTTCGTCAAGCTGCAAAGAGCGAGGATGATTCAACTTTGCTCAAAATGATGTCGAACTACG GTGAAGAAGTGGTTACTGCTTTAGGAAGTGAAGTTGATAGGCTAGAGAAAGAGATCCAGGCGCTCGTTCCTGGCATTCGGCATGTCGATATTGAGGCTCATAATCCTACTGGGCCATCCCCATGA
- the LOC120086287 gene encoding metal tolerance protein C4 isoform X1 codes for MRTSYFLQRLGLHHSHRSSSFSFRFLCTSSPPSLFDSKTPQHHQQQQPECDGHRIPLIGTHFQSRRLSSLSSCSRRSVLLGLISLDSNRARPLLNHHYAFHRGFFTRAKPVQRIEFNDYHSQRAVTTALWCNFLVFSLKFGVWFATSSHVMLAEVVHSVADFANQALLAYGLSSSRRAPDALHPYGYSKERFVWSLISAVGIFCLGSGATIVNGIQNLWTSQPPANIHYAALVIGGSLIIEGASLVVAIQAVKKGAAAEGMKLRDYVWRGHDPTSVAVMTEDGAAVTGLIIAAASLVAVNTTGNAIYDPIGSIVVGNLLGMVAIFLIQRNRHALIGRAMDENDMQKVLQFLKNDPVVDALYDCKSEVIGPGFYRFKAEIDFNGVTVVQNYLSRTGREEWAREFRQAAKSEDDSTLLKMMSNYGEEVVTALGSEVDRLEKEIQALVPGIRHVDIEAHNPTGPSP; via the exons ATGCGAACATCCTACTTCTTGCAACGTCTTGGTCTCCACCACTCTCACCGTTCTTCTTCCTTCTCATTCCGTTTTCTCTGCACTTCCTCGCCGCCTTCTTTATTTGACTCCAAAACACCACAGCATCATCAGCAGCAACAACCAGAATGTGATGGTCACCGCATTCCTCTTATCGGAACCCACTTTCAGTCGCGGAGGCTTTCGTCTCTTTCCAGTTGTTCGAGACGCTCCGTTTTGTTAGGCTTGATTTCATTGGACTCCAATCGCGCTCGTCCTCTTCTTAACCATCATTACGCTTTCCATCGCG GTTTCTTCACTAGAGCTAAGCCTGTGCAGAGAATTGAATTCAATGATTATCATAG TCAACGAGCAGTTACCACTGCTTTATGGTGCAATTTCCTTGTTTTCTCTCTGAAATTTGGGGTTTGGTTTGCCACATCAAGTCATGTCATGTTGGCAGAAGTTGTGCACTCTGTTGCCGATTTTGCAAATCAG GCACTTCTTGCTTATGGTCTGAGTAGCTCAAGGCGTGCCCCTGATGCTCTCCATCC TTATGGATACTCTAAGGAAAGGTTTGTTTGGTCATTGATATCTGCTGTTGGGATCTTTTGTCTTGGTTCTGGTGCTACCATTGTTAATGGAATTCAAAATTTGTGGACTTCACAG CCTCCTGCCAATATACATTATGCAGCCTTAGTGATTGGTGGTTCGCTTATTATTGAAG GTGCTTCCCTGGTTGTTGCCATACAAGCTGTCAAGAAAGGTGCTGCCGCAGAGGGAATGAAACTGAGAGACTATGTGTGGCGTGGTCATGATCCCACATCTGTAGCAGTTATGACAGAG GATGGTGCTGCGGTCACTGGTCTTATCATTGCTGCTGCATCTCTTGTTGCAGTAAATACCACTGGGAATGCAATTTATGATCCCATTGGTTCCATTGTAGTCGGTAACTTACTTGGCATG GTGGCCATATTCCTCATCCAACGTAATCGGCATGCTTTGATCGGTAGAGCAATGGATGAAAATGATATGCAGAAAGTTCTCCAATTCTTAAAGAATGATCCA GTTGTTGATGCTTTATATGATTGCAAAAGCGAGGTAATTGGACCAGGATTTTATAGATTCAAGGCAGAAATag ATTTCAATGGAGTCACAGTGGTGCAAAATTATCTAAGTAGGACTGGACGTGAAGAGTGGGCTAGAGAG TTTCGTCAAGCTGCAAAGAGCGAGGATGATTCAACTTTGCTCAAAATGATGTCGAACTACG GTGAAGAAGTGGTTACTGCTTTAGGAAGTGAAGTTGATAGGCTAGAGAAAGAGATCCAGGCGCTCGTTCCTGGCATTCGGCATGTCGATATTGAGGCTCATAATCCTACTGGGCCATCCCCATGA
- the LOC120086947 gene encoding 60S ribosomal protein L7-4 — translation MGEEAKAIVPESVLKKAKRNEEWSLASKQELEAAKKKRSETRKLIYNRAKLYSKEYEEQEKELIRLKREAKLKGGFYVDPEAKLLFIIRIRGINAMHPKTKTILQLLRLRQIFNGVFLKVNKATLNMLHRVEPYVTYGYPNLKSVKELIYKRGFGKLNKQRTALTDNSIVEQVLGKHGILSVEDLIHEIMTVGPHFKEANNFLWPFKLKAPLGGLKKKRNHYVEGGDAGNRENYINELIRRMN, via the exons atgggTGAAGAAGCAAAGGCAATAGTTCCAGAGTCGGTCTTGAAAAAAGCAAAGAGAAATGAAGAGTGGTCTTTGGCAAGCAAGCAAGAACTTGAGGCTGCAAAGAAGAAGAGATCTGAGACCAGGAAACTGATTTACAACCGTGCTAAATTGTACTCAAAGGAATACGAGGAGCAG GAAAAAGAGCTCATTAGGCTAAAGCGTGAAGCGAAGTTGAAGGGAGGATTTTATGTCGACCCTGAGGCGAAGCTTTTGTTCATTATTCGTATTCGTGG TATCAATGCCATGCACCCTAAGACAAAAACGATATTGCAGCTTTTGAGACTGAGACag ATATTCAATGGTGTATTTCTGAAAGTGAACAAAGCCACGTTGAACATGCTTCACAGGGTCGAGCCTTATGTGACTTATGG TTATCCCAATCTTAAGAGTGTGAAAGAACTCATCTATAAGAGAGGCTTTGGAAAACTAAACAAGCAGAGAACTGCTTTGACCGACAACTCAATCGTCGAACAG GTGCTAGGTAAACATGGAATTTTGAGCGTCGAAGATCTTATTCACGAGATCATGACAGTTGGACCTCATTTTAAAGAGGCAAATAACTTCCTGTGGCCTTTCAAGCTCAAGGCGCCATTGGGTGGTTTGAAAAAAAAGAGGAACCATTATGTTGAAGGAGGAGACGCTGGAAATCGTGAAAATTACATCAACGAGCTTATCAGAAGAATGAActaa